One Clavelina lepadiformis chromosome 1, kaClaLepa1.1, whole genome shotgun sequence genomic region harbors:
- the LOC143463339 gene encoding uncharacterized protein LOC143463339 isoform X2, whose protein sequence is MLRQVLVWTCCCVLATKATDNPDTYDYPRPPPTTFWEINQELENEEKSTRNANCPVNVKGCAGKCLAGYVLDESGCETCKCRTSGTMDSDIKVDERVYDLYTALYGTTECGKVRGATNSERLMWPKSGSVVNVAYKFDSSVDFQKRTNIRNAIKVYDENTCIRFIEYSGQQDYLNIVGTGGCSSYVGRVGGGQQVSIGQNCDINQGTILHEFMHALGFWHEQSRGDRDNHVIIVWDNIRSGAEINFQKQEEGLWNAYGSPYDLGSVMHYGGFAFSKSRTYGEAPTILDKTTNQPVNSQRQGFSEEDIKQINRKYRCVGYKGYENGTPGPSITTTPRTITKTTSSTTMTAVPPEQCFDKEQNQCNRWKTRGWCADNGYVQRRCVKTCTGCVDTVTSFCQDKEATVDCERWQGQGLCTDSRFATFMSRNCKKTCGLCGSIVTTVAACRDKTTRCKSYAKQNFCTRQHVRKNCRESCGLCGTTEATISITQPTPTSEQPASTLLCTSLKMVTYNGQCGVPAVEGNDDDDTFLQRIVGGTDAVYGTTPWIISLRQNNNFDFCGGTLISRQWVVTAAHCFFYNGRPDPSKSNNNIFGYLGVNHRRVTSQDVGQMRVRFSKREIHPNYDDYSSDNDIALLKLQQPVTEFTTYIRPACLPSLNENFNDGLTGLISGWGATQSGDYDANNILQEVDVFFINREMCNQWLGPRSGKDQVTSNMFCAGHEFGGKDACQGDSGGPLVVERNGRYILAGVTSWGYGCAQRRRPGVYTKVSVMVDWINQILMQRN, encoded by the exons ATGTTGCGCCAAGTTTTAGTCTGGACTTGTTGCTGTGTTTTGGCAACCAAGG CCACAGATAATCCCGACACGTATGATTATCCGCGCCCGCCTCCGACAACATTTTGGGAAATAAATCAAGAACTAG AAAATGAGGAAAAATCCACGAGAAACGCAAATTGTCCAGTAAACGTAAAAGGATGTGCCGGCAAATGTTTGGCGGGTTATGTTCTAGACGAAAGCGGCTGTGAAACTTGCAAATGTAGAACAAGTGGTACAATGGATTCAGATATAAAAGTTGACG AACGGGTATATGACCTTTACACTGCGTTGTACGGTACAACCGAATGTGGAAAAGTGCGGGGTGCAACAAACAGCGAACGGTTGATGTGGCCAAAATCTGGAAGCGTAGTTAACGTAGCATACAAGTTTGACTCATCAGTTG ATTTCCAGAAAAGAACAAATATTCGGAATGCGATAAAGGTGTATGACGAGAACACTTGCATACGATTTATTGAATACTCTGGCCAACAAGATTACTTGAACATTGTAGGAACAGGTGGTTGTTCTTCTTACGTGGGACGCGTTGGAGGTGGACAACAG GTCAGTATTGGTCAAAATTGTGACATCAATCAGGGGACCATACTTCACGAGTTCATGCACGCTCTGGGATTCTGGCACGAACAATCTCGTGGTGACAGAGACAACCACGTTATCATTGTTTGGGATAATATCCGCTCAG GCGCCGaaataaatttccaaaagCAAGAAGAAGGTTTGTGGAACGCATATGGCTCGCCATACGATCTCGGATCAGTCATGCATTATGGTGGATTCGCGTTTTCAAAATCAAGAACGTACGGTGAAGCGCCAACTATTCTGGACAA AACCACAAATCAGCCGGTAAATTCTCAGAGACAAGGTTTCTCAGAAGAAGACATAAAGCAAATAAACCGAAAATATAGATGCGTAG GTTATAAAGGATATGAAAATGGCACCCCAGGACCCAGTATAACAACTACTCCAAGAACTATAACGAAAACAACGAGCTCAACAACCATGACCGCTGTACCACCAGAACAATGTTTTGACAAAGAACA AAATCAGTGCAACCGGTGGAAAACAAGAGGCTGGTGTGCAGATAATGGTTACGTACAAAGGCGTTGCGTCAAGACTTGTACGGGATGCGTGG aCACCGTCACTTCATTCTGTCAGGACAAAGAAGC AACCGTAGACTGTGAGCGGTGGCAAGGTCAAGGTTTGTGCACAGACAGTCGATTTGCCACGTTCATGAGCAGgaactgcaaaaaaacttgTGGACTGTGTGGCAGCATTGTTACAACCGTAGCTGCGTGCAGAGATAAAACGACAAG ATGCAAGAGTTATgccaaacaaaacttttgtacAAGGCAACATGTGAGAAAGAATTGTCGCGAAAGTTGCGGACTATGCGGAACGACAGAAGCGACGATCTCTATCACCCAACCAACGCCAACTAGTGAGCAGCCTGCAAGTACCTTGCTATGTACCAGCCTAAAAA TGGTCACCTACAATGGACAATGCGGAGTTCCAGCGGTTGAAGGAAACGACGACGATGACACTTTTCTACAACGCATAGTGGGAG GCACCGATGCTGTGTATGGGACCACGCCATGGATTATCAGCTTGCGTCAAAACAATAACTTTGATTTTTGTGGGGGAACTCTCATCAGCCGACAATGGGTGGTAACGGCGGCCCATTGCTTTTTTTACAA TGGAAGGCCTGACCCGTCCAAATCCAATAACAACATTTTCGGCTATCTTGGCGTAAACCACCGCAGAGTTACTAGTCAAGACGTTGGTCAAATGAGAGTACGTTTTTCTAAACGTGAAATACACCCCAATTATGATGATTACTCCAGCGACAACGATATTGCACTGCTCAAG tTGCAACAACCAGTTACGGAATTCACCACGTACATCAGGCCAGCTTGCCTGCCCAGCCTAAACGAGAATTTCAACGACGGATTAACGGGACTTATATCTGGATGGGGCGCCACGCAGAGTGGGG ATTACGACGCAAACAACATCCTCCAGGAAGTCGATGTGTTCTTCATCAATCGGGAAATGTGTAATCAGTGGCTAGGTCCTCGCTCCGGTAAAGATCAAGTAACTTCAAACATGTTTTGCGCGGGTCATGAGTTCGGCGGAAAGGACGCTTGTCAA GGTGACAGTGGTGGACCACTTGTTGTTGAAAGAAACGGTCGATACATTCTTGCCGGTGTGACTTCTTGGGGCTACGGATGTGCACAAAGGCGAAGACCTGGTGTTTATACCAAG GTATCCGTAATGGTTGACTGGATTAACCAAATCCTGATGCAGAGAAACTAA
- the LOC143463339 gene encoding uncharacterized protein LOC143463339 isoform X1, which produces MLRQVLVWTCCCVLATKAATDNPDTYDYPRPPPTTFWEINQELENEEKSTRNANCPVNVKGCAGKCLAGYVLDESGCETCKCRTSGTMDSDIKVDERVYDLYTALYGTTECGKVRGATNSERLMWPKSGSVVNVAYKFDSSVDFQKRTNIRNAIKVYDENTCIRFIEYSGQQDYLNIVGTGGCSSYVGRVGGGQQVSIGQNCDINQGTILHEFMHALGFWHEQSRGDRDNHVIIVWDNIRSGAEINFQKQEEGLWNAYGSPYDLGSVMHYGGFAFSKSRTYGEAPTILDKTTNQPVNSQRQGFSEEDIKQINRKYRCVGYKGYENGTPGPSITTTPRTITKTTSSTTMTAVPPEQCFDKEQNQCNRWKTRGWCADNGYVQRRCVKTCTGCVDTVTSFCQDKEATVDCERWQGQGLCTDSRFATFMSRNCKKTCGLCGSIVTTVAACRDKTTRCKSYAKQNFCTRQHVRKNCRESCGLCGTTEATISITQPTPTSEQPASTLLCTSLKMVTYNGQCGVPAVEGNDDDDTFLQRIVGGTDAVYGTTPWIISLRQNNNFDFCGGTLISRQWVVTAAHCFFYNGRPDPSKSNNNIFGYLGVNHRRVTSQDVGQMRVRFSKREIHPNYDDYSSDNDIALLKLQQPVTEFTTYIRPACLPSLNENFNDGLTGLISGWGATQSGDYDANNILQEVDVFFINREMCNQWLGPRSGKDQVTSNMFCAGHEFGGKDACQGDSGGPLVVERNGRYILAGVTSWGYGCAQRRRPGVYTKVSVMVDWINQILMQRN; this is translated from the exons ATGTTGCGCCAAGTTTTAGTCTGGACTTGTTGCTGTGTTTTGGCAACCAAGG CAGCCACAGATAATCCCGACACGTATGATTATCCGCGCCCGCCTCCGACAACATTTTGGGAAATAAATCAAGAACTAG AAAATGAGGAAAAATCCACGAGAAACGCAAATTGTCCAGTAAACGTAAAAGGATGTGCCGGCAAATGTTTGGCGGGTTATGTTCTAGACGAAAGCGGCTGTGAAACTTGCAAATGTAGAACAAGTGGTACAATGGATTCAGATATAAAAGTTGACG AACGGGTATATGACCTTTACACTGCGTTGTACGGTACAACCGAATGTGGAAAAGTGCGGGGTGCAACAAACAGCGAACGGTTGATGTGGCCAAAATCTGGAAGCGTAGTTAACGTAGCATACAAGTTTGACTCATCAGTTG ATTTCCAGAAAAGAACAAATATTCGGAATGCGATAAAGGTGTATGACGAGAACACTTGCATACGATTTATTGAATACTCTGGCCAACAAGATTACTTGAACATTGTAGGAACAGGTGGTTGTTCTTCTTACGTGGGACGCGTTGGAGGTGGACAACAG GTCAGTATTGGTCAAAATTGTGACATCAATCAGGGGACCATACTTCACGAGTTCATGCACGCTCTGGGATTCTGGCACGAACAATCTCGTGGTGACAGAGACAACCACGTTATCATTGTTTGGGATAATATCCGCTCAG GCGCCGaaataaatttccaaaagCAAGAAGAAGGTTTGTGGAACGCATATGGCTCGCCATACGATCTCGGATCAGTCATGCATTATGGTGGATTCGCGTTTTCAAAATCAAGAACGTACGGTGAAGCGCCAACTATTCTGGACAA AACCACAAATCAGCCGGTAAATTCTCAGAGACAAGGTTTCTCAGAAGAAGACATAAAGCAAATAAACCGAAAATATAGATGCGTAG GTTATAAAGGATATGAAAATGGCACCCCAGGACCCAGTATAACAACTACTCCAAGAACTATAACGAAAACAACGAGCTCAACAACCATGACCGCTGTACCACCAGAACAATGTTTTGACAAAGAACA AAATCAGTGCAACCGGTGGAAAACAAGAGGCTGGTGTGCAGATAATGGTTACGTACAAAGGCGTTGCGTCAAGACTTGTACGGGATGCGTGG aCACCGTCACTTCATTCTGTCAGGACAAAGAAGC AACCGTAGACTGTGAGCGGTGGCAAGGTCAAGGTTTGTGCACAGACAGTCGATTTGCCACGTTCATGAGCAGgaactgcaaaaaaacttgTGGACTGTGTGGCAGCATTGTTACAACCGTAGCTGCGTGCAGAGATAAAACGACAAG ATGCAAGAGTTATgccaaacaaaacttttgtacAAGGCAACATGTGAGAAAGAATTGTCGCGAAAGTTGCGGACTATGCGGAACGACAGAAGCGACGATCTCTATCACCCAACCAACGCCAACTAGTGAGCAGCCTGCAAGTACCTTGCTATGTACCAGCCTAAAAA TGGTCACCTACAATGGACAATGCGGAGTTCCAGCGGTTGAAGGAAACGACGACGATGACACTTTTCTACAACGCATAGTGGGAG GCACCGATGCTGTGTATGGGACCACGCCATGGATTATCAGCTTGCGTCAAAACAATAACTTTGATTTTTGTGGGGGAACTCTCATCAGCCGACAATGGGTGGTAACGGCGGCCCATTGCTTTTTTTACAA TGGAAGGCCTGACCCGTCCAAATCCAATAACAACATTTTCGGCTATCTTGGCGTAAACCACCGCAGAGTTACTAGTCAAGACGTTGGTCAAATGAGAGTACGTTTTTCTAAACGTGAAATACACCCCAATTATGATGATTACTCCAGCGACAACGATATTGCACTGCTCAAG tTGCAACAACCAGTTACGGAATTCACCACGTACATCAGGCCAGCTTGCCTGCCCAGCCTAAACGAGAATTTCAACGACGGATTAACGGGACTTATATCTGGATGGGGCGCCACGCAGAGTGGGG ATTACGACGCAAACAACATCCTCCAGGAAGTCGATGTGTTCTTCATCAATCGGGAAATGTGTAATCAGTGGCTAGGTCCTCGCTCCGGTAAAGATCAAGTAACTTCAAACATGTTTTGCGCGGGTCATGAGTTCGGCGGAAAGGACGCTTGTCAA GGTGACAGTGGTGGACCACTTGTTGTTGAAAGAAACGGTCGATACATTCTTGCCGGTGTGACTTCTTGGGGCTACGGATGTGCACAAAGGCGAAGACCTGGTGTTTATACCAAG GTATCCGTAATGGTTGACTGGATTAACCAAATCCTGATGCAGAGAAACTAA
- the LOC143463339 gene encoding uncharacterized protein LOC143463339 isoform X3, translating to MLRQVLVWTCCCVLATKAATDNPDTYDYPRPPPTTFWEINQELENEEKSTRNANCPVNVKGCAGKCLAGYVLDESGCETCKCRTSGTMDSDIKVDERVYDLYTALYGTTECGKVRGATNSERLMWPKSGSVVNVAYKFDSSVDFQKRTNIRNAIKVYDENTCIRFIEYSGQQDYLNIVGTGGCSSYVGRVGGGQQVSIGQNCDINQGTILHEFMHALGFWHEQSRGDRDNHVIIVWDNIRSGAEINFQKQEEGLWNAYGSPYDLGSVMHYGGFAFSKSRTYGEAPTILDKTTNQPVNSQRQGFSEEDIKQINRKYRCVGYKGYENGTPGPSITTTPRTITKTTSSTTMTAVPPEQCFDKEQNQCNRWKTRGWCADNGYVQRRCVKTCTGCVDTVTSFCQDKEATVDCERWQGQGLCTDSRFATFMSRNCKKTCGLCGSIVTTVAACRDKTTRCKSYAKQNFCTRQHVRKNCRESCGLCGTTEATISITQPTPTMVTYNGQCGVPAVEGNDDDDTFLQRIVGGTDAVYGTTPWIISLRQNNNFDFCGGTLISRQWVVTAAHCFFYNGRPDPSKSNNNIFGYLGVNHRRVTSQDVGQMRVRFSKREIHPNYDDYSSDNDIALLKLQQPVTEFTTYIRPACLPSLNENFNDGLTGLISGWGATQSGDYDANNILQEVDVFFINREMCNQWLGPRSGKDQVTSNMFCAGHEFGGKDACQGDSGGPLVVERNGRYILAGVTSWGYGCAQRRRPGVYTKVSVMVDWINQILMQRN from the exons ATGTTGCGCCAAGTTTTAGTCTGGACTTGTTGCTGTGTTTTGGCAACCAAGG CAGCCACAGATAATCCCGACACGTATGATTATCCGCGCCCGCCTCCGACAACATTTTGGGAAATAAATCAAGAACTAG AAAATGAGGAAAAATCCACGAGAAACGCAAATTGTCCAGTAAACGTAAAAGGATGTGCCGGCAAATGTTTGGCGGGTTATGTTCTAGACGAAAGCGGCTGTGAAACTTGCAAATGTAGAACAAGTGGTACAATGGATTCAGATATAAAAGTTGACG AACGGGTATATGACCTTTACACTGCGTTGTACGGTACAACCGAATGTGGAAAAGTGCGGGGTGCAACAAACAGCGAACGGTTGATGTGGCCAAAATCTGGAAGCGTAGTTAACGTAGCATACAAGTTTGACTCATCAGTTG ATTTCCAGAAAAGAACAAATATTCGGAATGCGATAAAGGTGTATGACGAGAACACTTGCATACGATTTATTGAATACTCTGGCCAACAAGATTACTTGAACATTGTAGGAACAGGTGGTTGTTCTTCTTACGTGGGACGCGTTGGAGGTGGACAACAG GTCAGTATTGGTCAAAATTGTGACATCAATCAGGGGACCATACTTCACGAGTTCATGCACGCTCTGGGATTCTGGCACGAACAATCTCGTGGTGACAGAGACAACCACGTTATCATTGTTTGGGATAATATCCGCTCAG GCGCCGaaataaatttccaaaagCAAGAAGAAGGTTTGTGGAACGCATATGGCTCGCCATACGATCTCGGATCAGTCATGCATTATGGTGGATTCGCGTTTTCAAAATCAAGAACGTACGGTGAAGCGCCAACTATTCTGGACAA AACCACAAATCAGCCGGTAAATTCTCAGAGACAAGGTTTCTCAGAAGAAGACATAAAGCAAATAAACCGAAAATATAGATGCGTAG GTTATAAAGGATATGAAAATGGCACCCCAGGACCCAGTATAACAACTACTCCAAGAACTATAACGAAAACAACGAGCTCAACAACCATGACCGCTGTACCACCAGAACAATGTTTTGACAAAGAACA AAATCAGTGCAACCGGTGGAAAACAAGAGGCTGGTGTGCAGATAATGGTTACGTACAAAGGCGTTGCGTCAAGACTTGTACGGGATGCGTGG aCACCGTCACTTCATTCTGTCAGGACAAAGAAGC AACCGTAGACTGTGAGCGGTGGCAAGGTCAAGGTTTGTGCACAGACAGTCGATTTGCCACGTTCATGAGCAGgaactgcaaaaaaacttgTGGACTGTGTGGCAGCATTGTTACAACCGTAGCTGCGTGCAGAGATAAAACGACAAG ATGCAAGAGTTATgccaaacaaaacttttgtacAAGGCAACATGTGAGAAAGAATTGTCGCGAAAGTTGCGGACTATGCGGAACGACAGAAGCGACGATCTCTATCACCCAACCAACGCCAACTA TGGTCACCTACAATGGACAATGCGGAGTTCCAGCGGTTGAAGGAAACGACGACGATGACACTTTTCTACAACGCATAGTGGGAG GCACCGATGCTGTGTATGGGACCACGCCATGGATTATCAGCTTGCGTCAAAACAATAACTTTGATTTTTGTGGGGGAACTCTCATCAGCCGACAATGGGTGGTAACGGCGGCCCATTGCTTTTTTTACAA TGGAAGGCCTGACCCGTCCAAATCCAATAACAACATTTTCGGCTATCTTGGCGTAAACCACCGCAGAGTTACTAGTCAAGACGTTGGTCAAATGAGAGTACGTTTTTCTAAACGTGAAATACACCCCAATTATGATGATTACTCCAGCGACAACGATATTGCACTGCTCAAG tTGCAACAACCAGTTACGGAATTCACCACGTACATCAGGCCAGCTTGCCTGCCCAGCCTAAACGAGAATTTCAACGACGGATTAACGGGACTTATATCTGGATGGGGCGCCACGCAGAGTGGGG ATTACGACGCAAACAACATCCTCCAGGAAGTCGATGTGTTCTTCATCAATCGGGAAATGTGTAATCAGTGGCTAGGTCCTCGCTCCGGTAAAGATCAAGTAACTTCAAACATGTTTTGCGCGGGTCATGAGTTCGGCGGAAAGGACGCTTGTCAA GGTGACAGTGGTGGACCACTTGTTGTTGAAAGAAACGGTCGATACATTCTTGCCGGTGTGACTTCTTGGGGCTACGGATGTGCACAAAGGCGAAGACCTGGTGTTTATACCAAG GTATCCGTAATGGTTGACTGGATTAACCAAATCCTGATGCAGAGAAACTAA